One part of the Dermacentor silvarum isolate Dsil-2018 chromosome 6, BIME_Dsil_1.4, whole genome shotgun sequence genome encodes these proteins:
- the LOC119455573 gene encoding peritrophin-1, giving the protein MHLKVMVPVFVAFVVTVVGISAVNAEELVLCPVVDDKGVNATLLPNPYNCSTFYLCSQGVPELIECPRALHFNRKLNVCDFPWRAACVELELPTEPALPTTDAPVVTEKIVITKTVKEVYKPVDEPTL; this is encoded by the exons ATGCATCTTAAAGTTATGGTGCCCGTTTTTGTGGCATTTGTCGTGACTGTGGTGGGGATCTCGGCGGTCAATGCTGAGGAATTGGTGCTCTGCCCTGTCGTGGACGACAAGGGGGTCAACGCCACCCTCCTGCCAAATCCGTACAACTGCTCCACGTTCTACCTGTGTTCTCAG GGTGTCCCAGAGCTGATCGAATGCCCCCGTGCTCTGCATTTCAACCGTAAGCTGAACGTGTGTGACTTCCCGTGGCGTGCTGCCTGCGTCGAGCTCGAATTGCCCACCGAACCCGCATTGCCCACCACTGACGCGCCCGTGGTAACCGAGAAGATCGTCATCACCAAAACTGTCAAGGAGGTCTACAAGCCCGTCGACGAACCTACTTTGTAA